From uncultured Methanobrevibacter sp., a single genomic window includes:
- a CDS encoding ABC transporter ATP-binding protein: MSTIIEFKNVDKVYKSGEHILKAMDCVNFTIDEGEFVVILGPSGAGKSTLLNLLGGLDTVTSGEIVVKGSHVEKFSDDELTTYRAKNVGFIFQFYNLIPNLTALENVELMKDIVDVDINGLNVLDSVGLKAHANQFPAQLSGGEQQRVSIARAVAKQPTMLLCDEPTGALDSKTGVLILTLLQDMSNNNGTTVVIVTHNAILAEAADKVIRIKNGQIESIVVNENPKQVADLEW; the protein is encoded by the coding sequence ATGAGTACAATTATTGAATTTAAAAACGTGGATAAGGTCTATAAATCTGGAGAACATATTCTAAAAGCTATGGATTGTGTTAATTTCACAATTGATGAAGGGGAATTTGTTGTAATTTTAGGACCATCAGGTGCCGGTAAATCAACACTTTTAAACTTATTGGGCGGTCTTGATACGGTTACTTCAGGTGAAATTGTTGTAAAAGGCAGTCATGTGGAAAAGTTTTCAGATGATGAGCTTACAACATATAGGGCTAAAAATGTAGGTTTTATCTTTCAGTTTTATAATCTGATTCCAAACCTTACAGCTCTTGAAAATGTGGAGCTTATGAAGGATATTGTGGATGTTGATATCAACGGATTGAATGTTTTAGATTCTGTCGGGCTTAAAGCTCATGCTAATCAGTTTCCTGCACAGTTGTCCGGTGGAGAACAGCAAAGAGTATCTATTGCAAGAGCAGTTGCTAAACAACCTACAATGCTTTTATGTGATGAGCCAACCGGTGCACTTGATTCAAAAACAGGTGTATTAATTTTAACTCTGCTTCAGGATATGAGTAACAACAATGGAACTACAGTCGTTATTGTAACTCACAATGCCATATTGGCAGAAGCGGCAGATAAGGTTATAAGAATTAAGAACGGCCAGATAGAAAGTATTGTCGTTAATGAAAATCCTAAACAGGTTGCAGATTTGGAATGGTAA
- the hisA gene encoding 1-(5-phosphoribosyl)-5-[(5-phosphoribosylamino)methylideneamino]imidazole-4-carboxamide isomerase: MSFKKDEMLVMPAVDIKNGKCVQLVQGEPGSEMVEIENPELVARHWEDLGAKNIHVIDLDGTINGVASFDIIKKILNEVSVPIQLGGGIRSTEYARQLLDLDIERLIIGTMGIQNPKTITELSEEYGSERIMISLDSKDNRVVIKGWQEKIDKSPSEISQEFKDHGAGSILFTNVDVEGLLGGFYTEPVEELKKSVDLPIVYSGGITTIDDIKKLNESGVEGIVIGSALYTNKIDLTEALKYQKR, translated from the coding sequence ATGTCATTTAAAAAAGATGAAATGTTAGTAATGCCGGCAGTGGACATAAAGAATGGAAAATGTGTCCAGCTTGTTCAAGGCGAACCTGGAAGTGAAATGGTTGAAATAGAAAATCCTGAACTTGTTGCAAGACACTGGGAAGATTTAGGAGCAAAAAACATACATGTTATTGACCTGGACGGTACAATAAACGGTGTTGCAAGCTTTGATATTATTAAAAAAATCTTGAATGAAGTTTCAGTTCCTATCCAACTTGGCGGAGGAATAAGAAGCACAGAATATGCTCGTCAGTTACTTGATTTGGATATCGAAAGACTGATAATCGGAACCATGGGTATCCAAAATCCAAAAACAATAACTGAACTTTCAGAAGAATACGGTTCAGAAAGGATAATGATTTCACTTGACAGCAAAGACAACAGAGTAGTTATTAAAGGATGGCAGGAAAAAATCGACAAATCACCGTCTGAAATCTCACAGGAATTTAAAGACCATGGAGCAGGAAGCATATTATTTACAAATGTGGATGTTGAAGGTCTTTTGGGCGGTTTTTACACAGAACCTGTAGAAGAGCTAAAAAAATCTGTAGATTTGCCTATTGTCTATTCAGGAGGAATCACCACAATAGACGATATTAAAAAATTAAATGAAAGTGGTGTGGAAGGAATTGTAATCGGTTCTGCACTTTATACTAATAAAATTGATTTGACTGAAGCTTTAAAATATCAGAAGAGGTAA
- a CDS encoding FAD synthase, whose translation MKIMATGTFDILHPGHGVYLEESKKLGGEDAELYVVVARDATVERRKRVPIVGEDQRLELIKMLKPVTDAYLGDANGDVFKIVREIDPDIITVGADQNHDIGKLQTALEKRGLKAKAVRIEKYRDCELDSSCKIIRKIENTDFEGKILDHCED comes from the coding sequence ATGAAAATAATGGCGACCGGAACATTCGACATACTCCACCCGGGACATGGAGTTTACCTGGAAGAATCTAAAAAACTAGGTGGAGAAGATGCCGAGCTTTATGTTGTTGTAGCACGTGATGCTACTGTTGAGAGAAGAAAAAGAGTGCCAATAGTTGGAGAGGACCAACGTTTAGAATTAATCAAAATGCTAAAACCAGTAACTGACGCTTATTTGGGTGATGCAAACGGCGATGTTTTTAAAATCGTCCGTGAAATTGACCCGGACATTATCACTGTAGGAGCTGATCAAAACCACGATATTGGAAAACTGCAGACAGCCCTTGAAAAAAGAGGATTGAAAGCAAAAGCCGTACGCATTGAAAAATATCGTGACTGTGAACTTGACAGCAGCTGCAAAATTATCAGAAAAATAGAAAATACAGACTTTGAAGGAAAAATATTGGACCATTGTGAAGATTAA
- the argC gene encoding N-acetyl-gamma-glutamyl-phosphate reductase, translating into MFKVAIIGASGYTGGELLRMLLNHPEVEITDITSRQYDGTPAHKIHPHVRDSGLVFTNKSPSELDVDVAFTATPHGASMKIVPELLDAGMKVVDLSGDYRYRDTAVYEKWYGMEHTDSKNKGAFGLPELYRDEIKKADLVANPGCFPTGAILSSYPLVKNNLVDRIIIDSKTGVSGAGVNPSATTHYPNIADNVNPYKISSHRHMSEIQQELHGFEDVKVSFTPHLVPVIRGIQTTSHSLLKDEHADITPEEIRKIYEKEYGEEFFIKLMDEGEIPHLSSVRGSNFVHIGGFEIDETGRLIMLSVIDNLVKGASGQAIQNMNIILGIDETLGLTHFGLHP; encoded by the coding sequence ATGTTTAAAGTAGCTATTATAGGAGCAAGTGGATACACTGGCGGTGAACTTTTAAGAATGCTTTTAAACCATCCTGAAGTTGAAATCACTGATATCACTTCAAGACAATATGATGGAACACCAGCACATAAAATTCACCCACATGTAAGAGATTCAGGACTTGTATTTACAAATAAAAGTCCTTCAGAACTTGATGTGGATGTTGCATTTACCGCAACACCACACGGCGCATCAATGAAAATCGTTCCTGAACTTTTAGATGCAGGCATGAAAGTAGTTGATTTAAGCGGAGACTACAGATACCGAGATACTGCAGTTTATGAAAAATGGTACGGTATGGAACACACTGACAGCAAAAACAAAGGAGCCTTTGGACTTCCTGAGCTGTACAGAGATGAAATTAAAAAAGCAGACCTTGTTGCAAATCCTGGCTGTTTCCCAACAGGAGCAATTTTATCCTCCTACCCTCTGGTTAAAAACAATTTGGTTGACAGAATTATTATCGATTCAAAAACAGGAGTCAGCGGAGCAGGAGTCAATCCGTCTGCAACCACACATTACCCTAATATTGCAGACAATGTAAACCCGTATAAGATTTCATCACACAGACACATGTCTGAAATTCAACAGGAACTACATGGATTTGAAGATGTTAAAGTATCATTCACACCTCATCTGGTGCCTGTAATCAGAGGAATACAAACAACAAGCCACAGCTTATTGAAAGATGAACATGCAGACATCACACCAGAAGAAATCAGAAAAATATATGAAAAAGAATATGGAGAAGAATTCTTTATTAAGCTTATGGATGAAGGAGAAATCCCACACTTAAGTTCAGTTAGAGGATCAAACTTTGTACACATCGGAGGATTCGAAATTGATGAAACCGGAAGACTCATAATGCTTTCAGTAATTGACAACCTTGTAAAAGGAGCATCAGGTCAGGCCATACAAAATATGAACATTATCCTCGGAATTGATGAAACATTAGGTTTAACACATTTCGGTCTTCATCCTTAA
- a CDS encoding flavodoxin, which produces MKTLIIYYSQGGKTDLVARTLAKKLHADILRVHDLKNREGFKNKLFASINAFRETKTDIAPASVDLTPYSTIYFGTPTWAGNPTPAILTIIDRCNLRGKDVILFATMDANRGDTNIKRLEEKVKMRGARVIESFTIATKDKDPDKLALDTETIIEMKDLKMYKR; this is translated from the coding sequence ATGAAAACACTAATAATCTATTATTCACAGGGCGGAAAAACAGATTTAGTGGCAAGAACCTTGGCTAAAAAATTACATGCAGATATACTTAGAGTTCATGATTTGAAAAATCGTGAAGGATTTAAAAACAAACTATTTGCTTCAATTAATGCATTTAGAGAAACAAAAACAGACATAGCCCCTGCAAGTGTTGATTTGACCCCATACAGTACAATCTATTTTGGAACACCAACATGGGCGGGAAATCCAACACCTGCAATCCTTACAATCATTGACAGATGCAACCTGAGAGGAAAAGATGTGATACTCTTTGCTACAATGGATGCCAATCGTGGCGACACCAACATCAAAAGACTTGAAGAGAAAGTTAAAATGCGTGGAGCCAGAGTTATTGAAAGCTTTACCATTGCTACTAAAGACAAAGACCCGGATAAACTGGCTTTGGATACAGAAACAATTATAGAAATGAAAGATTTAAAAATGTATAAAAGGTAG
- the pyrI gene encoding aspartate carbamoyltransferase regulatory subunit — MAKDKSELKIKAIENGTVIDHITANKSLHILKILGLPDDDVVNVTIAMNVSSGEIGRKDILKIESRELDHKELNQVALIAPKATINIIRDYEPVKKDKIRLPDTITSILKCTNPKCITNYENEPITPIFNVIEKNPPVVRCHYCEKLIKTEDIDKQFE; from the coding sequence ATGGCTAAAGACAAATCCGAATTAAAAATTAAAGCTATTGAAAATGGTACAGTTATTGACCATATCACTGCAAACAAATCATTACATATCCTTAAGATTCTAGGTCTTCCTGATGATGACGTTGTAAATGTTACCATTGCTATGAATGTTTCTTCAGGCGAAATCGGTAGAAAGGATATTTTAAAAATTGAAAGCAGAGAGCTTGACCATAAAGAATTAAATCAAGTTGCTTTAATTGCACCTAAAGCTACAATTAACATTATTAGAGATTATGAACCTGTCAAAAAGGATAAAATTAGGCTTCCTGATACAATCACATCTATTCTTAAATGCACAAACCCAAAATGCATTACAAACTATGAAAATGAGCCTATAACCCCTATATTTAATGTTATTGAAAAAAATCCTCCAGTTGTAAGGTGCCATTACTGTGAAAAATTAATAAAAACAGAAGATATCGATAAACAATTCGAATAA
- a CDS encoding FAD-dependent oxidoreductase, with translation MIVIIGTGAGGGILARELAKNGQEVVMLEKGPYIEPKDAFECYDKYGHGIDLLSTTCIAGSTIVSMANMVRALDEEFHEYGIDLTEEYKYVEELVGVHELDDSHIGQGTQLFLDAARDLGLDVQKMPKAIREEDCIQCGKCAFGCPVNAKWTAKDFVDEAVEAGATLICDAEVTDIILCNMEACGVKYVKDHEENLIKTDKIILCAGAINTPVILKNMGLTGIGRELFFDPFVTVGGYLKDVNFNSEVQMAGLVKGEHFVLSPHFSTFTFDDDVEDKDIFSIMVKTPDEAKGYVHSDGFVQKVNTIEDIRYLAEGVATAGFILEKMGVDPKTIRSTHYRGAHPGGTAKIGNVVDSNLETEIPNLFVCDASVLPVSPGKPPILTILALSKRLADYLLKK, from the coding sequence ATGATTGTCATTATTGGGACTGGTGCTGGTGGTGGGATTTTAGCCCGTGAACTCGCCAAAAACGGTCAAGAAGTGGTCATGTTAGAAAAAGGTCCTTACATAGAACCTAAGGATGCATTTGAGTGTTATGATAAATATGGGCATGGAATTGATTTACTATCAACAACATGTATTGCAGGCTCTACAATTGTATCAATGGCCAATATGGTAAGGGCTCTTGATGAAGAATTTCATGAGTATGGTATTGATTTAACTGAAGAATATAAATATGTTGAAGAGTTAGTAGGAGTTCATGAATTGGATGATTCTCATATAGGTCAGGGAACCCAGCTATTTTTAGATGCTGCCCGTGATTTGGGCCTTGATGTGCAGAAAATGCCAAAGGCAATTCGTGAGGAAGACTGCATACAGTGCGGTAAATGCGCTTTTGGATGTCCGGTTAATGCCAAATGGACTGCAAAGGATTTTGTAGATGAAGCGGTTGAAGCTGGTGCAACTTTGATTTGTGATGCTGAAGTGACTGACATTATCCTTTGTAATATGGAAGCCTGTGGTGTTAAATATGTTAAGGATCATGAAGAGAATTTAATTAAAACTGATAAAATTATATTGTGTGCCGGTGCTATCAATACTCCTGTAATTTTGAAAAATATGGGATTGACAGGTATTGGCCGTGAATTGTTCTTTGATCCATTTGTAACTGTTGGAGGATATTTGAAGGATGTTAACTTTAACAGTGAGGTTCAGATGGCTGGTCTTGTAAAAGGTGAACACTTTGTTTTATCTCCTCATTTCTCAACATTTACTTTTGATGATGATGTTGAAGACAAGGATATATTTTCAATAATGGTAAAAACTCCGGATGAAGCAAAAGGATATGTTCACAGTGATGGCTTTGTTCAGAAAGTCAATACTATTGAAGATATCAGGTATTTGGCTGAAGGTGTGGCGACTGCTGGTTTTATTTTGGAAAAAATGGGCGTTGATCCAAAAACAATACGTTCAACACACTACAGAGGAGCACATCCCGGCGGAACTGCAAAGATTGGTAATGTTGTAGACAGCAATCTTGAAACTGAAATTCCTAACCTCTTTGTCTGTGATGCGAGTGTTCTTCCGGTATCTCCTGGAAAGCCTCCTATTTTAACAATACTGGCATTGTCAAAAAGACTGGCTGATTACTTATTAAAAAAATAG
- a CDS encoding TldD/PmbA family protein, whose product MEENISLFEKVIEKTTPKVDYIDIRCGIGENTSILMKDGNVDEINTGMSLGARIRVLNNGAWGFAYTTDLSKINEITETAIKLSNSLKGDVKLSESEVIKDNIAVDVKIPFKDIPIDEKKDLMKDASDAAAIDKVNSTTASYTDSEVNELFMNSEGSEIQVKTSRVRMALNASATDGEIIQFGHGSLGGVKGFEAISEQDIEEFGRNIGEKAVRLLDAEPAPSGQFPVIADPELTGVLIHEALGHAVEGDLILQNDSILKGKLGEQIASDIVNIFDDASLKEGFGYYPYDVEGIKTKPNQLVKDGKLISLLNSRETSSQLGMKSSGNARSIISEKPIVRMSNTYLQPGDNSFEELLEDIPNGIYLKGSRGGQVDTGKGIFQFNAAEGYLIENGQLTTPVRDVSLSGNILETLKNIDAIGNDFKLSVGFCGKDGQIAPVGDGGPHTRILNALVGGMG is encoded by the coding sequence ATGGAAGAAAATATTTCTTTATTTGAAAAAGTTATTGAAAAAACAACCCCCAAAGTAGATTACATTGACATCCGTTGTGGAATCGGTGAAAACACATCAATATTAATGAAAGATGGAAATGTAGATGAAATTAACACTGGAATGAGTTTAGGTGCAAGAATTAGAGTGTTAAATAACGGAGCATGGGGTTTTGCATACACAACAGACTTATCAAAAATTAACGAAATCACTGAAACTGCAATCAAATTATCCAACTCCCTTAAAGGAGATGTCAAACTAAGTGAAAGTGAAGTAATTAAAGACAATATTGCAGTTGACGTTAAGATACCTTTCAAAGACATTCCCATTGATGAGAAAAAAGACTTAATGAAAGATGCAAGCGATGCTGCTGCAATCGATAAAGTCAACAGTACAACTGCAAGCTACACTGACAGCGAAGTAAATGAGCTGTTTATGAATAGTGAAGGTTCTGAAATTCAAGTAAAAACATCAAGAGTCAGAATGGCATTGAATGCATCTGCAACAGATGGAGAAATTATCCAATTTGGTCATGGAAGTCTTGGAGGAGTGAAAGGCTTTGAAGCAATCAGCGAACAAGATATTGAAGAATTTGGAAGAAACATCGGGGAAAAAGCAGTCAGATTGCTTGACGCCGAACCTGCACCATCAGGACAATTTCCGGTAATAGCAGACCCCGAACTGACAGGCGTTTTAATCCATGAAGCATTAGGTCATGCTGTTGAAGGAGATTTGATTCTGCAGAACGATTCCATCCTTAAAGGAAAACTCGGAGAGCAAATCGCTTCAGATATTGTCAATATCTTTGATGATGCCAGTCTAAAGGAAGGTTTTGGATATTATCCCTACGATGTAGAGGGAATTAAAACAAAACCAAATCAGCTGGTTAAAGACGGAAAACTGATATCTCTTTTAAATTCAAGAGAAACATCATCACAGTTAGGCATGAAATCTTCTGGAAATGCAAGGTCAATTATTTCTGAAAAACCAATAGTCAGAATGAGCAATACCTACCTTCAGCCAGGTGACAATAGCTTTGAGGAACTGCTTGAAGATATTCCTAACGGAATTTATCTGAAAGGTTCCAGAGGAGGACAAGTCGATACAGGAAAAGGAATTTTCCAGTTCAATGCAGCCGAAGGATATCTGATTGAAAACGGTCAGCTGACCACTCCTGTAAGAGATGTTTCATTATCAGGAAATATACTTGAAACTTTAAAAAATATTGATGCAATTGGAAATGACTTTAAATTGAGTGTCGGATTTTGTGGAAAAGATGGTCAGATAGCCCCAGTAGGTGATGGAGGACCACATACAAGAATATTAAATGCATTAGTTGGAGGAATGGGATAA
- a CDS encoding TIGR00296 family protein, with protein sequence MITDRAGQYLVDLAKEAIGHFIETGEKLEIPEDYPIELDEKLGVFVTLNKNNTLRGCIGYAEPIEPAIKATIDVAIAAAFNDPRFSAVTKDEFQILDFEVTVLTPPELIEVAAPEQYFDEIVIGEDGLIIQKGYSRGLLLPQVATEHAFTVEEFLENTCMKAGISADSWMDESCDVYKFQGQIFK encoded by the coding sequence ATGATAACTGATAGAGCCGGACAATATTTGGTAGATTTAGCTAAAGAAGCTATTGGACATTTTATAGAAACTGGAGAAAAATTAGAAATACCTGAAGATTACCCAATTGAATTAGATGAAAAATTAGGAGTTTTCGTTACATTAAACAAGAATAATACATTGAGAGGATGCATAGGATATGCAGAACCAATTGAACCTGCAATAAAAGCAACAATCGATGTGGCCATTGCAGCCGCTTTCAACGATCCAAGATTCAGTGCAGTAACCAAAGACGAATTTCAAATTCTTGACTTTGAAGTGACCGTTCTAACCCCTCCTGAATTAATTGAAGTTGCCGCTCCCGAACAGTACTTTGATGAAATAGTTATCGGTGAAGACGGTTTAATCATCCAAAAAGGCTATTCAAGAGGACTTCTGCTTCCGCAAGTTGCAACAGAACATGCATTTACTGTGGAAGAGTTTTTAGAAAACACCTGTATGAAAGCTGGAATCAGTGCAGATAGCTGGATGGATGAAAGCTGTGACGTCTATAAATTCCAAGGACAAATTTTTAAATAG
- a CDS encoding NOG1 family protein, whose product MMIPTIPTTKELLDKGFSRGKKQADLVRSQKIPKHLKGKRIEERRVVTSCQVIKDKLKSILDAVPEIESLHPFYQDYIDITVGVDDMKQALGGLNWAYGIITQLEKEYGAKIRKNPSENATAIQKQAYGRIASVVDKIKKDLDFLDFAKQNLRNMPTIDFDATTIVIAGFPNVGKSTLLKQITGADPQVANYPFTTKGIQIGHTERHWKHIQIIDTPGLLDRPVLEMNDIEMNAIVALEHLADAILFIFDASETCGFHLENQYNLLKQIEKIFAEIPVFYLFNKMDLVKDKEYLNEYIDDEERSIFISAIEGEGIDLINKKIDTIKKIDRNFEVNGEEEDDDEYY is encoded by the coding sequence ATGATGATACCGACAATACCTACGACTAAAGAACTTTTAGACAAAGGGTTCAGCCGAGGAAAAAAACAAGCAGACCTAGTGAGAAGTCAAAAAATACCTAAACATTTAAAGGGAAAAAGGATTGAAGAGAGAAGAGTAGTCACTTCCTGCCAGGTCATCAAAGACAAATTGAAATCAATACTTGATGCAGTTCCCGAAATTGAAAGTTTACACCCATTTTATCAGGATTACATTGACATTACCGTCGGAGTAGATGATATGAAACAGGCTCTTGGAGGGCTTAACTGGGCTTATGGGATTATAACCCAACTTGAAAAGGAGTACGGTGCAAAAATTAGGAAAAATCCGTCTGAAAATGCAACAGCAATTCAAAAACAGGCTTATGGAAGAATTGCATCTGTTGTAGATAAGATTAAAAAGGATTTGGACTTTCTCGATTTTGCAAAACAAAACCTGAGAAACATGCCTACAATCGATTTTGACGCAACCACAATCGTAATAGCAGGTTTTCCGAATGTTGGAAAATCCACACTTTTAAAACAGATTACCGGAGCTGATCCTCAAGTGGCGAATTATCCTTTTACAACAAAGGGAATTCAAATCGGACATACTGAAAGGCATTGGAAACATATCCAGATTATTGACACTCCAGGACTTTTAGACAGACCTGTTTTGGAGATGAACGATATTGAAATGAATGCAATTGTAGCACTTGAGCATTTGGCTGATGCAATTTTATTTATTTTTGATGCATCTGAAACATGCGGATTCCACCTGGAAAATCAGTATAATCTCCTAAAGCAAATAGAAAAGATTTTTGCCGAAATTCCAGTATTCTATTTATTCAATAAAATGGATCTTGTTAAAGACAAAGAATACCTCAACGAATACATTGACGATGAAGAGAGGTCAATATTCATATCCGCAATTGAAGGAGAAGGTATTGATTTAATTAACAAAAAAATTGATACCATTAAAAAAATAGACCGCAACTTTGAAGTTAACGGTGAAGAAGAAGATGATGATGAGTATTACTAA